One region of Rhodospirillaceae bacterium genomic DNA includes:
- a CDS encoding MFS transporter, with the protein MAIESPSLPLTGHKPGAMVFAILYMLESITRALVLTVMPLQALEIFGSDAKVSALYFGVTIFGLIAGFGVPILIHRYRRRWVYSMGLLVGGLAVVALAFDDPLGQFIGQVLRTLSSTACIIALTLYVLDFIPRNDLVRYEPLKLLLGTLPWGLGPWIGIRLYESYGVWSVAAAGMGTALLAMALFGYLRLTENPAVAAATKPPPNPIQSIGRFVEQPRLRLAWAIAFGRSGWWSLFFVYPALYFDARGVDRDWSGALTGAANILLVLSPLFGWLGRRYGIRLPIMVAFFGAGLTTLAIPFVFHSPLLVAILLLIAAFFVVMLDSLGNIPFLRAVRPLERPQMMSVFRTYIDIGNLLPFAVFTALLLFFDQRAVYIAYGILMLVVGAFAKYLPRRM; encoded by the coding sequence ATGGCCATTGAGTCACCCTCCCTGCCGCTTACCGGTCACAAGCCCGGCGCGATGGTGTTTGCCATTCTCTATATGCTGGAATCGATCACGCGGGCATTGGTGCTCACCGTCATGCCGCTGCAGGCGCTGGAGATTTTCGGATCGGACGCCAAGGTCAGCGCGCTCTATTTCGGCGTCACCATCTTCGGCCTCATTGCCGGTTTCGGCGTGCCGATCCTCATCCACCGCTATCGCCGCCGCTGGGTCTATTCCATGGGTCTTCTCGTGGGCGGCCTTGCCGTGGTCGCGCTGGCCTTCGACGATCCGCTGGGCCAGTTCATCGGCCAGGTGCTGCGCACCCTCTCCAGCACGGCGTGCATCATTGCGCTGACGCTCTATGTCCTCGACTTCATCCCGCGCAATGATCTGGTGCGCTACGAGCCCCTGAAACTGCTGCTCGGCACCTTGCCCTGGGGGCTGGGGCCATGGATCGGAATCCGGCTCTATGAATCCTACGGCGTGTGGTCGGTGGCCGCGGCCGGCATGGGCACGGCACTCCTGGCGATGGCCTTGTTCGGCTATCTGCGCCTCACCGAAAATCCGGCGGTCGCCGCCGCCACCAAGCCGCCGCCCAACCCGATCCAGAGCATCGGCCGCTTCGTCGAGCAGCCGCGCCTGCGCCTTGCCTGGGCCATCGCCTTCGGCCGCTCCGGCTGGTGGTCCTTGTTCTTCGTCTATCCGGCGCTTTATTTCGATGCGCGCGGCGTCGACCGCGATTGGTCGGGGGCGTTGACCGGCGCCGCCAATATCCTGCTCGTCCTCTCGCCGCTGTTCGGCTGGTTGGGGCGGCGCTATGGCATCCGTCTGCCGATCATGGTGGCGTTTTTCGGCGCCGGCCTCACTACGCTTGCCATCCCCTTCGTCTTCCACTCACCGCTGCTGGTTGCCATCCTGCTGCTGATCGCGGCGTTCTTCGTGGTGATGCTGGATTCGCTCGGCAACATTCCGTTCCTGCGCGCCGTCCGGCCGCTCGAACGGCCACAGATGATGTCGGTGTTCCGCACCTATATCGATATCGGCAATCTCCTCCCCTTCGCCGTCTTCACGGCCCTCCTGCTGTTCTTCGACCAGCGCGCCGTCTACATCGCCTATGGCATCCTGATGCTGGTGGTGGGGGCGTTCGCCAAATATTTGCCGCGCCGCATGTAG
- a CDS encoding demethoxyubiquinone hydroxylase family protein — protein sequence MSIPVEQADAGTAPTSPTAVQPSGRRLPGDLSPAALLDRIIRVDHAGEYGAKRIYEGQLAVLGKKPEGHVIRHMLEQELVHLQAFEKLMVERRARPSVLFPVWHVAGFALGAATALMGPKAAMACTVAVEEVIDEHYRQQTAELGATEPAIREKIETFRAEEVQHRDTGLAHGAEQAPAYPVLSSAIKAGSRLAIWLAERI from the coding sequence ATGTCGATCCCGGTTGAACAGGCGGATGCTGGAACTGCGCCGACGTCACCGACTGCGGTACAGCCTTCCGGCCGCCGGCTGCCCGGCGACCTCAGCCCCGCGGCACTGCTCGACCGCATCATCCGCGTCGACCATGCCGGCGAATATGGCGCGAAGCGGATCTATGAGGGGCAATTGGCCGTCCTGGGGAAAAAACCCGAAGGCCATGTCATCCGGCACATGCTGGAGCAGGAATTGGTCCATCTGCAGGCCTTCGAGAAGCTGATGGTCGAGCGCCGCGCGCGGCCCTCGGTCCTGTTCCCGGTCTGGCATGTCGCGGGCTTTGCACTTGGCGCGGCGACCGCCCTGATGGGGCCGAAGGCCGCCATGGCCTGCACGGTCGCCGTGGAAGAAGTCATCGACGAACATTACCGGCAGCAGACCGCTGAACTCGGCGCCACCGAGCCGGCGATCCGCGAGAAGATCGAGACCTTCCGCGCCGAGGAAGTGCAGCACCGCGACACGGGCCTTGCCCACGGCGCGGAGCAGGCGCCGGCCTATCCGGTGCTCAGCAGCGCCATCAAGGCCGGCTCTCGCCTTGCCATCTGGCTCGCCGAACGGATCTGA
- a CDS encoding disulfide bond formation protein B, which translates to MDPHHVPWLTAGSSLAALCVAWLSQYGFGLAPCHLCLLQRDAYWAAIALSVVAIVLGRRSPWRRWVIALIGVAFLTGAGIALHHVGVEQGWWEGAASCVGGISGLSGADLEAAIMNAPVTRCDEVAFELFGISMAGYNGLLSLALAAFAFWGFARTAR; encoded by the coding sequence ATTGATCCGCACCATGTTCCGTGGCTGACGGCCGGCTCCAGCCTCGCCGCCCTGTGCGTGGCCTGGCTGTCGCAATATGGATTCGGCCTGGCGCCCTGCCATCTTTGCCTGTTGCAGCGAGATGCCTATTGGGCGGCGATCGCCCTCTCCGTCGTGGCGATCGTGCTGGGGCGTCGCTCTCCCTGGCGGCGCTGGGTCATTGCCCTCATCGGCGTCGCCTTTCTCACCGGTGCCGGCATTGCGCTTCATCATGTCGGGGTCGAACAGGGCTGGTGGGAAGGTGCCGCGAGCTGCGTCGGCGGCATATCCGGTCTCTCCGGCGCAGACCTCGAGGCTGCCATCATGAACGCGCCCGTCACGCGCTGCGACGAAGTCGCCTTTGAATTGTTCGGCATTTCCATGGCAGGCTACAATGGACTGCTATCATTGGCGCTGGCGGCCTTCGCCTTCTGGGGCTTTGCCCGCACCGCGCGTTGA
- a CDS encoding DedA family protein, with translation MLRRLYDWIMRLAESPRALWALAAVSFAESSFFPIPPDPMLIPMVLANRRRAWAFASVATIASVLGGIAGYFIGYSLESLGQSILAFYGHRDAMAEFQAMFAEWGLWIILIKGLTPIPYKFVTIASGMAEFDLNIFIMASIATRGGRFFIIATLLYFFGEPVRAFIEKRLTLVTTLFVVLLVGGFVALKYIF, from the coding sequence GTGCTGCGTCGCCTCTATGACTGGATCATGCGTCTGGCCGAAAGCCCGCGCGCGCTTTGGGCGCTGGCCGCGGTCTCCTTCGCCGAAAGCTCGTTCTTTCCCATCCCGCCCGATCCGATGCTCATCCCGATGGTGCTGGCGAACCGGCGCCGCGCCTGGGCATTTGCCAGCGTGGCGACCATTGCCTCGGTGCTCGGCGGTATAGCCGGCTATTTCATCGGCTATTCGCTGGAAAGCCTCGGCCAATCCATCCTGGCCTTCTACGGCCACCGCGATGCCATGGCCGAGTTCCAGGCCATGTTCGCCGAATGGGGCCTGTGGATCATCCTCATCAAGGGCCTGACCCCGATCCCCTACAAATTCGTCACCATCGCTTCCGGCATGGCGGAATTCGACCTCAATATCTTCATCATGGCCTCGATCGCCACACGCGGTGGGCGCTTCTTCATCATCGCCACCCTGCTCTATTTCTTCGGCGAGCCGGTGCGGGCCTTCATCGAAAAACGGCTGACCCTGGTCACCACCCTGTTCGTCGTGCTGTTGGTGGGTGGCTTCGTCGCCCTTAAATACATCTTCTGA
- a CDS encoding Usg family protein: MSAFGLQLRDYRLVTAEILYHLPDHPGLLQSYVWQDYDLAPKLPILRKFLDFWSHNLDGKLHSVKVAKADIITPGKWRHAETLLSLH, encoded by the coding sequence ATGAGTGCGTTCGGCCTGCAACTTCGCGACTATCGGCTGGTCACCGCCGAAATCCTCTACCATCTGCCCGATCACCCCGGCCTGCTGCAGAGTTATGTCTGGCAGGATTACGATCTCGCCCCCAAGCTCCCGATCCTGCGCAAATTCCTGGATTTCTGGAGCCACAACCTCGACGGCAAGCTGCATTCCGTAAAGGTGGCGAAGGCGGACATCATCACGCCCGGCAAATGGCGCCATGCCGAAACGCTGCTCAGCCTGCATTAA
- the groES gene encoding co-chaperone GroES — protein MKFRPLHDRVLVRRIEGIEKTAGGIIIPDTAKEKPQEGEVIAAGAGVKNEDGKLTPLDVKAGDRILFGKWSGTEVKVDGEDLLIMKESDILGIIEGTTASKKKVA, from the coding sequence ATGAAGTTCCGTCCGCTCCACGACCGCGTACTCGTGCGTCGTATCGAGGGCATTGAAAAGACTGCCGGCGGGATCATCATCCCCGACACCGCCAAGGAAAAGCCGCAAGAGGGCGAAGTCATCGCCGCTGGCGCTGGCGTGAAGAACGAAGACGGCAAGTTGACGCCGCTCGACGTCAAGGCGGGCGACCGCATCCTGTTCGGCAAGTGGTCGGGCACGGAAGTGAAGGTCGACGGTGAGGACCTCCTCATCATGAAGGAATCGGACATCCTCGGCATCATCGAGGGCACCACCGCTTCCAAGAAGAAGGTTGCCTGA
- the groL gene encoding chaperonin GroEL (60 kDa chaperone family; promotes refolding of misfolded polypeptides especially under stressful conditions; forms two stacked rings of heptamers to form a barrel-shaped 14mer; ends can be capped by GroES; misfolded proteins enter the barrel where they are refolded when GroES binds) produces MAAKDVRFSADARERMLRGVDILANAVKVTLGPKGRNVVIDKAFGAPRITKDGVTVAKEIELADKFENMGAQMVREVASKTNDLAGDGTTTATVLAQAIVREGAKAVAAGINPMDLKRGIDFAVEAVVEDIKKRAKKVSTSEEIAQVGTISANGEKDIGAMIAKAMQKVGNEGVITVEEAKGLDTELEVVEGMQFDRGYLSPYFITNAEKMITDLDNPYILLHEKKLSNLQAMLPILEAVVQSGRPLLIIAEDVEGEALATLVVNKLRGGLKAAAVKAPGFGDRRKAMLEDIAILTGGQVISEDLGIKLETVTIDMLGKAKKVVIEKENTTIVDGAGKKKEIEGRCAQIRAQIDETSSEYDKEKLAERLAKLAGGVAVIRVGGATEVEVKERKDRVDDAMHATRAAVEEGIVAGGGVALLYAIRALEKIKVDNDEQKVGVEIIRRALQAPVRQIAENAGVDGAVIAGKLLEGKNTNWGYNAQTAEFQDLVKAGVIDPAKVVRCALQDAASVAGLLITTEAMIADRPEKKPAPMGGAPDMGGMGGMDF; encoded by the coding sequence ATGGCTGCTAAAGACGTACGTTTTTCAGCTGACGCCCGTGAGCGCATGCTGCGCGGTGTCGACATCCTCGCCAATGCCGTGAAGGTGACCTTGGGCCCGAAGGGCCGCAACGTCGTCATCGACAAGGCCTTCGGCGCGCCCCGTATCACCAAGGACGGTGTGACGGTCGCCAAGGAAATCGAGTTGGCCGACAAGTTCGAGAACATGGGCGCCCAGATGGTGCGCGAAGTGGCCTCGAAGACCAACGACCTCGCCGGCGACGGCACCACCACCGCGACCGTGCTGGCCCAGGCCATCGTGCGCGAGGGTGCCAAGGCCGTTGCCGCCGGCATCAACCCGATGGATCTGAAGCGCGGCATCGACTTCGCGGTCGAAGCTGTCGTCGAAGACATCAAGAAGCGCGCCAAGAAGGTCTCGACCTCGGAAGAAATCGCCCAGGTCGGCACCATCTCGGCCAACGGTGAAAAAGACATCGGTGCCATGATCGCCAAGGCGATGCAGAAGGTTGGCAACGAAGGCGTCATCACCGTCGAAGAAGCCAAGGGCCTCGACACCGAGCTCGAAGTCGTCGAAGGCATGCAGTTCGACCGCGGCTATCTCTCGCCGTACTTCATCACCAACGCCGAGAAGATGATCACCGATCTCGACAATCCGTACATCCTCCTGCACGAGAAGAAGCTCTCGAACCTGCAGGCGATGCTGCCGATCCTCGAAGCGGTGGTGCAGTCGGGTCGTCCGCTGCTCATCATCGCGGAAGACGTCGAAGGCGAAGCGCTGGCGACCCTGGTCGTCAACAAGCTGCGCGGCGGCTTGAAGGCCGCGGCCGTCAAGGCCCCGGGCTTCGGTGACCGCCGCAAGGCGATGCTCGAAGACATCGCCATCCTCACCGGTGGCCAGGTCATCAGCGAAGATCTCGGCATTAAGCTCGAGACCGTCACCATCGACATGCTCGGCAAGGCCAAGAAGGTCGTGATCGAGAAGGAAAACACCACCATCGTCGACGGCGCCGGCAAGAAGAAAGAGATCGAAGGCCGTTGCGCCCAGATCCGCGCCCAGATCGATGAGACCTCGTCCGAATACGACAAGGAAAAGCTGGCTGAGCGTCTCGCCAAGCTGGCTGGCGGCGTTGCCGTCATCCGCGTCGGCGGTGCGACCGAAGTCGAAGTCAAGGAACGCAAGGACCGCGTTGACGACGCCATGCACGCGACCCGTGCGGCCGTCGAAGAAGGCATCGTCGCCGGTGGCGGCGTGGCCCTCCTCTATGCGATCCGCGCCCTTGAGAAGATCAAGGTCGACAACGACGAACAGAAGGTCGGTGTCGAAATCATCCGCCGCGCGCTGCAGGCGCCGGTCCGTCAGATCGCCGAGAATGCCGGCGTCGACGGTGCCGTCATTGCCGGCAAGTTGCTCGAAGGGAAGAACACCAACTGGGGTTACAACGCCCAGACGGCGGAATTCCAGGACCTGGTGAAGGCCGGCGTCATCGACCCCGCGAAGGTCGTGCGTTGCGCCCTGCAGGATGCGGCCTCGGTCGCCGGCCTGCTGATCACCACCGAAGCGATGATCGCCGATCGCCCGGAAAAGAAGCCCGCCCCGATGGGTGGCGCTCCTGACATGGGCGGCATGGGCGGCATGGACTTCTAA
- a CDS encoding tetratricopeptide repeat protein codes for MLRMDQARWQRAQAEWEREVKSRRVEDVIDAGSINDKIALAEECMARERYGDAVRLYESAREGYFVNAADILIGLSRALFENGNHAKARQVLRELAEAHPNSYSQERTILGARAVAAAGDLATAIAELDALLQRKDSLEARRLEARYFFAEMLWKQGAQDRARAELAQVVQHGKLFNMTEEEEHWVRRAGEVQAAIS; via the coding sequence GTGCTGCGCATGGATCAGGCGCGCTGGCAGCGGGCGCAGGCGGAGTGGGAGCGGGAGGTCAAATCGCGCCGCGTCGAAGACGTCATCGACGCGGGCTCGATCAACGACAAGATAGCGCTGGCCGAAGAATGCATGGCGCGGGAACGTTATGGCGATGCCGTGCGCCTCTATGAAAGTGCGCGCGAGGGCTATTTCGTCAACGCGGCCGACATTCTCATCGGACTTTCCCGCGCGCTCTTCGAGAACGGCAACCATGCCAAGGCGCGACAGGTGCTGCGCGAACTGGCGGAGGCGCATCCCAACTCCTACTCGCAGGAGCGTACCATCCTCGGCGCGCGGGCCGTTGCCGCGGCGGGCGACCTCGCGACCGCCATCGCCGAGCTGGACGCGCTGCTGCAGCGCAAAGACAGTCTGGAAGCGCGCCGCCTGGAAGCGCGCTATTTCTTTGCCGAGATGCTGTGGAAGCAGGGCGCCCAGGACCGCGCCCGCGCTGAACTCGCCCAGGTCGTGCAGCACGGCAAGCTCTTCAACATGACGGAAGAAGAGGAACACTGGGTCCGTCGCGCGGGTGAGGTGCAGGCGGCGATATCGTGA
- a CDS encoding patatin-like phospholipase family protein, whose product MPKIELPAYETVALVLQGGGALGSYQAGVYEGLHEAGIQPNWFAGISIGALNAAILGGNAPEKRLEKLHEFWETICQSALFPAFTLGAEVASYLGDGDMRTLAGAWSSMRAMIEGQRGFFTPRLPPPFLNTFGGPEASSFYDTAPLKATLERLCDFDRINARETRVSVGAVDVETGNFEYFDNANRKLQAEHFMASGALPPGFPAVEIEGKHYWDGGLVSNTPLMEVLSCPPRRDTLTFQVDLWSAKGQLPQNLLDVDERRKDITYSSRTRLVTDVAGQMQRLRRALKKAIDKIPAEFQNDADVAALRELSCSKVYNTIQLIYRDKQFETHSKDYEFSLLNMREHWRQGLDDIRETLKHPEFLARPSGATGVVTHDVHRVEG is encoded by the coding sequence ATGCCGAAGATCGAGCTACCGGCCTATGAGACCGTCGCCCTGGTGTTGCAGGGCGGCGGGGCGCTCGGCAGCTATCAGGCCGGCGTCTATGAAGGGCTCCATGAGGCCGGCATCCAGCCCAACTGGTTCGCCGGCATTTCCATCGGTGCGCTCAATGCGGCGATCCTCGGCGGCAATGCGCCGGAGAAGCGCCTCGAAAAGCTCCACGAGTTCTGGGAGACAATCTGCCAATCGGCTTTGTTTCCCGCCTTCACCCTCGGCGCCGAGGTTGCGAGCTATCTCGGCGATGGCGACATGCGCACCCTGGCCGGCGCCTGGTCGTCGATGCGGGCCATGATCGAGGGCCAGCGCGGTTTCTTCACCCCGCGCCTGCCGCCGCCTTTCCTCAACACCTTCGGTGGGCCGGAGGCGAGCAGCTTCTATGATACCGCGCCGTTGAAGGCGACCCTGGAACGGCTCTGTGATTTCGACCGCATCAATGCTCGCGAGACGCGCGTCTCGGTGGGCGCCGTCGATGTCGAGACCGGCAATTTTGAATATTTCGACAATGCCAACAGGAAGCTGCAGGCCGAGCATTTCATGGCGTCCGGCGCCTTGCCGCCGGGCTTCCCGGCGGTGGAGATCGAGGGCAAGCATTACTGGGATGGCGGCCTCGTTTCCAACACGCCGTTGATGGAAGTGCTCTCCTGCCCACCGCGGCGCGACACGCTCACTTTCCAGGTCGATCTGTGGTCGGCCAAAGGCCAGCTACCGCAGAACCTGCTCGATGTCGACGAACGCCGCAAGGACATCACCTATTCCAGCCGGACGCGCCTCGTCACCGATGTCGCCGGACAGATGCAGCGCCTGCGCCGCGCGCTGAAGAAGGCTATCGACAAGATTCCGGCCGAATTCCAGAACGATGCCGATGTCGCCGCGTTACGCGAGCTTTCCTGTTCAAAAGTCTACAACACCATCCAGCTCATCTACCGCGACAAGCAGTTCGAGACCCACAGCAAGGATTATGAGTTCAGCCTCCTCAACATGCGTGAACACTGGCGCCAGGGCCTCGACGACATCCGCGAGACGCTGAAGCACCCGGAATTCCTGGCCCGGCCGTCCGGCGCTACCGGCGTGGTCACGCATGATGTGCATCGGGTGGAGGGGTAG